A region of Granulibacter bethesdensis DNA encodes the following proteins:
- the tig gene encoding trigger factor: MQVTETLSEGLKRGFTVQVPATDIEERRTRRLAELAKTLKLPGFRPGKVPMTLVRQRYGRSVETEVLEETVNEATQNVVSERGLRPALQPKVELVRVDFDQDIEFKVELELLPDITLPDLGSVSLTRLKAEPSAEAVDKALEEIAQRQRNLEPVEEVRPAQKGDFLTVDFVGKTDGVAFQGGTGTDMDVEIAGTGFIPGFSEQMEGLSVGETRVIDVTFPEEYGVPDLAGKPAQFEITAKALKKAVAPVIDDAFATKLGLDSLEKLREIVTQQIQNEYDQVSRLRVKRALLDALADQAAFEVPPTLVENEFNQIWQRVDADRKADRLDEDDKGKDEDTLRADYRKIAERRVRLGLLLAEIGRVNGVQVGNDELIRAMRAEASRYPGQEQAVLDFFRQNPQAIDSLRGPIFEEKVVDFVLETAKVEDKIVSIEELNDDEDVAIA, from the coding sequence ATGCAGGTTACCGAAACCCTTTCCGAGGGCTTGAAGCGCGGATTCACCGTTCAGGTGCCGGCCACTGATATCGAGGAGCGCCGGACGCGCCGTCTGGCCGAACTGGCCAAGACGCTGAAGCTGCCTGGCTTCCGCCCTGGCAAGGTGCCGATGACGCTGGTGCGTCAGCGCTATGGCCGTTCTGTCGAGACGGAAGTGCTGGAAGAAACCGTCAACGAAGCGACCCAGAACGTGGTCAGCGAGCGCGGCCTGCGCCCCGCCCTTCAGCCGAAGGTGGAGCTGGTGCGCGTCGATTTCGACCAGGATATCGAATTCAAGGTCGAGTTGGAACTGCTGCCTGACATCACATTGCCTGATCTGGGTTCCGTGTCCCTGACCCGCCTCAAGGCCGAACCCAGCGCTGAAGCGGTCGACAAGGCTCTGGAGGAGATCGCTCAGCGCCAGCGTAATCTGGAGCCGGTCGAGGAAGTGCGTCCGGCCCAGAAAGGCGACTTTCTGACCGTGGATTTCGTCGGCAAGACCGATGGTGTGGCGTTCCAGGGCGGCACCGGCACCGATATGGATGTCGAGATCGCAGGAACCGGCTTCATCCCCGGTTTTTCCGAGCAGATGGAAGGCCTGTCCGTGGGTGAAACCCGCGTGATCGACGTGACCTTCCCGGAAGAATATGGCGTGCCGGACCTGGCTGGTAAGCCGGCCCAGTTTGAAATTACCGCCAAGGCTCTGAAAAAGGCCGTTGCTCCGGTGATCGACGATGCCTTTGCCACAAAGCTCGGTCTGGATAGCCTGGAAAAGCTGCGTGAGATTGTCACCCAGCAGATCCAGAATGAATATGATCAGGTCAGCCGTCTGCGCGTGAAGCGCGCCCTGCTGGATGCTCTGGCCGATCAGGCCGCTTTCGAAGTGCCGCCGACTCTGGTGGAGAACGAATTCAACCAGATCTGGCAGCGTGTTGATGCCGACCGCAAGGCCGATCGTCTGGATGAGGACGACAAGGGCAAGGATGAGGACACGCTGCGCGCCGATTACCGCAAGATTGCGGAACGCCGCGTGCGTCTGGGCCTGCTGCTGGCCGAGATTGGTCGTGTGAACGGTGTTCAGGTCGGTAATGACGAGCTGATTCGCGCCATGCGTGCCGAAGCCAGCCGTTATCCCGGTCAGGAACAGGCAGTTCTGGACTTCTTCCGCCAGAACCCACAGGCAATCGATAGCCTGCGCGGCCCGATCTTCGAAGAAAAAGTCGTCGATTTCGTGCTGGAAACGGCCAAGGTCGAGGACAAGATCGTCAGCATCGAAGAACTGAATGACGATGAGGACGTCGCGATCGCCTGA